CGACACCTTCAGCTACCTGCCCATCGGGGCCGTGCAGCGGGCGTTTGGAGTGGGGGACCGTCTCTCGCTGGTGGCGCTGCAGCTCAAGAACCCCGCTGACGCCGCCCGGGTGGCCACCGCGCTGGCCGGGGAGGCGCAGATCGGCGGGCTGGGGCTGAAAATCAGCACCCGCGCCGATGTGGCGAGCAACGTCGGAAAACTGCTGAACAGCGCGGACCTGCTGAGCGTATGCCTGTCTGTGATCGCGCTGATCGTGGGCGGGCTGGCGGTGGTCAACACGGTGATGATGGGTGTCTACGAGCGCACCCGCGAGTTCGGCACGCTGCGGGCCATCGGCGCGCGTCCAGCCTTCGTGCGGCAGCTGGTCCTGAGCGAGACCCTGCTGCTGTCCGGGCTGGGCGGCGTGGTGGGCCTGGGGCTGGCGGGTGTAGGCGTGAGCGGCGTCAACGTCTACACCCAGCAACTGGCTGGTTTCGACGGTGCGGCCCTGACCCCCCGGCTGATCATGGTGGGCCTGGGGGTGGCGCTGGGACTGGGGCTGCTGGCCGGACTGTGGCCGGCCCGCAGCGCCGGGCGCACCGCAGTGGTAGACGCGCTGGGACGGCTCTAGGGCGTGCCCTCCGTCGGCTCTGCGCCGCGGCACGTCTGGGGAAAACTCGGCCTTGCAGCGCTGCTGGTGGCGCTGGCCGCCGGGGGGCTGGGGCGCGCCGCCGGATTCCACGGCCTGCTGTTTGCGCTGGGGATGCAGGTGCTGCTGATGTGGTGGGCGCTGTACCTGCTGGCCGTGACCAGCCCGGCGCTGCGCGGCCCACGGTTTACGGTGCAGGCCTGGGAAGCCCCCCTGTACCGGCGGCTGGGCGCGCTGGCGTTCGGAAGCGTGCTGCGCGTGGTCGGCTGGGAACGCCTGCGCCGGGATTCACGCGGCTTCAGCGGCACGCGCACCTCCCTGACACGGCTGGACCGGGCCACGCGCGAGGCGGAATACAGCCACCTGCTGCTGGCGCTGATCTGTCTCGGTATCGCGGCGGGCGCGCTGCTGGTGCACGCTCCCGACACTGCAGGCTGGGTTCTCCTGACCGCCATCCCCGCCCACCTCTACCCGGTGATGCTGCAGCGCACCCTGCGCTGGCGCCTGCAGAAGCTGGGGCTCAGGAACTGACGGTCCGCGTCACGGCCCGTCCCGAGCGTGCCAGTTGCTCCAGCAGCGTCGCAGCCTCGCTGGGCGCGTCGTGCTGCTGCATCTCGGCCGCCAGCGCCTGCGCCCGCCGCCGCTGCACGCTGTCACCCAGGAGTTCCAGCACCGAGCGGCGCAGACGCTCCCCTGTCGGACGGGCCGTTCGCAGATTCAGACCCACCCCCGCGTGGGCCACGCGTCCGGCCACCTCCGTCTTGTCCTCGCTGCCGCCGGCCACCACGACCGGGACGCCGTGCGCCAGCGCCGCCTGCACCCCGCCGTACCCACCATTCGTCACGTAGACCGAAACGTGCGGCAGCAGCGCCGCGAAGGGCACAAAAGCCGCTGCACGGGCGTTGGCAGGCAGGTCAGACAGCCCGTTCACACCCGCCGCCACCACCAGCACATTCTCGTTTTTGAGCGCCTGGACCGTGGGCAGGATCAGCTGATGTGGTTGGGTGGCGAGGGTCCCCTGCGTGACCAGCACCACCGGACGCGGTGAATTCAGCATCTCCGGCCACCACCGGGGGAGACCGCCCCCTGCGGGAAGCGGAGGCGTGATCGGCCCGATGAAATGCAGCGTGCTGGGCAGGTCGCTCTGGGGGTACTCGAACGCGGGGACGGTCGGCTGAAGCATCAGATGCGGCGAGGGCGGCAGGGCAAAAGGTCGGGGCCGCACGCCCATGCGCCCACAGGCCGCCGCCAGATCTCGTGACGCCGCCCCAAACACCACCTGCTGCGTCAGCCAATGCAGCGCGCGGTTTCTGGCCCGTCCTGCGGCGGTGGCGGACGGTGGCAGGCCCAGACCGAACGGCGCGGTGTCCCGGCTCTGAATGCCCAGGGGCAGCACGCCCAGCAGCGCGCACGGCGGCCCGCCCGCTTCCGCGTGCAGCAGGGCGGCCACCAGCGTCTGATCGGCCAGCACGGCGTCGGCCAGCCACTCCCGCCCGATCTCCTGCAGGTCGTGCATGTTGCCCTCGATGCCGCCCACAAAAATCTGCTGCACGTCGTACTGCAATTGCCGCAGGCCGCGCCGCCGGGCCCGCCCCGGGAAGGTCGCCCCAAAATCAGCGTCGTCGAAATCGCGGGCGTGCACGAACGGCAGAAATTCGGCTCCCGCCGCCTGCACCCGCGCCGCATACTTGCGCCCGGTGTACCATCGCACGCTGTGGCCGCGCCGCACCAGTTCCCGCACGATGGGCAGCAGCGGCAGAACATGCCCGGCGATGGGCTGCGAGGCGATCAGGAGGCGGAACAAACCAGGCCCCACTGCACGTGCGGGAATCCTGACTCTGTACGGCATCGAAACATTTTCGACAGCTTACAGCCAGCGCATCGTAAACGCTCTGGCCAGCAGAGGCTCGGCCCTGGGGGAGCGCAGGAGACGTTCGATCAGACGTTCACGCGCTTTCTGCGCCCGTGGGCCTGCCGGGCGGCCCGCCGCCATATTCAGTTCGGCCTGACGGCCAGCCACGCGGGCCGAGCGAAGACGGGTTCGTTCAAAATGCAGCCAGTCCACGCGGCGGCCGGCAAGCGACGCCTCCAGCAGGGGCGCCAGCGCGGCAGCGTCCAGCCACCCCAGGTTCATCCCCTGCCCACCGATGGGGCTGACCACGTGCGCCGCGTCGCCGATCAGCACGGCCCGCCCAGCCACCATCCGCGGCGCACAGTGGCGGCGGACCTCGAAGGCGCTGAGCATCCGGCATTCGGCAGCCGGAACATGCAGACCCGTGCGCTGCCGGATCATGGCGGTCAATCTGTGGGCAGCGGCGTCCTCCAGCAACTGCCCTCCGGTGTGCACCACCCAGCGCCGGCCCTGCCCTGGCAGCGGGAACGATTCCACCACGCCCCCCTCGGTCAGCGACACCAGCGCCGTCTGCCCCAGCGGCGTGGTATCGGGAAAGTCGCCCATCAGGTACCTGTCAGGGTACCGCCGGCCGGGAAAGGGCAACCCCAGGGCTTCCCGCACGCCGCTGCGCCAGCCGTCGGCGCCGATCACATGACGGCCACGCAGCGCCAGCGGCCTGCCGTTCACGCGGGCGGTGACGTGCAGACCCTCCGGGTCCTCCCGGAGCCCCAGGACCTCGACCCCGGAACACAGAGCTCCGGGGGTGAGTTCGGCCAGACGGCGGCGCAGCACTGCTTCTGTGTCACGCTGCGGCAGCGAAAGGATGAAGGGAAAGTCCGCCGAGGCCGCCCCAAAGCCCAGTTCACCCAGCGGCCCGGCGTCGCCCATGACCAGACCGCGGGTGATGGGCAGGCCTGCTGCCAGCATCGGTCCGGTCAACCCGACTTCATTGAACGCCTCCAGCGCCGGCGGGTGAATGCCGATGGCACGTGAATGCTGTCCCGGACAGCTTCGCCGTTCCAGCACGCGGAAGCTCAGGCCGCGCCGCGCCAGCAGACACCCCAGAAACAGCCCCACCGGGCCGCCCCCGACGATCAGCACATCCCAGACCCGCTCAGCCACGCGCCGTGGCCCCGTACACCAGCAGATTTCGGAAGGGATGCAGGGTCCGGACCTGCCAGCCTGGCGGGGCCAGTTCACGCAATTCGGCGGCGGTGAAACTGCGGCGAATCGAGAGCAGTCCATCCTCGCCGATAAAAGAACCCCTGAACAGCGGCGCCACCCCGGCCCGGAAGCCCAGGTACGCCAGCGGGCTGCGCCTGATGTCGCTGTGGACAACCAGGCCCGCGTCCGCACACAGCCCCTCGCAGTCCCGCAGGAGCGCGCCCAGTTCCGGGGCCGTCAGGTGATGCAGCAGGTGATTGGAAGTCACCAGGTCAAACCGCCGCCCCTCCCGCACCAGATCCCCACTCATGGCCTGACGAAACTCCAGTCCTGAAACCGCCGACTGCGTCCCGGCAAAGGCAATTGCACGCGCGTCGGCATCGATGGCCGTGATGCGCAGCGTGAAGCCGTCGCGCGCCGCCCAGCGGGCCAGGGCGCGCGGTACGTCGCCGCCCCCGCAGCCGATGTCCAGCAGCGTGTTCGGGCGCGAGCGCGAGAGGCGGGGCAGCAGAACGCGCCTGTAGACCCGTCCCCACCCCGCCACCAGGCCGTTCACCGCACCGAACTGGGCGTAGGTACGGTTGAGTTCGCTCAGGTCACACAGGGGATCGTCCATCCGCTCGGCCAGGTGAAGCTCACGCGCAGAGAAGGGGGCTGGAAGAATCACCGCACCCCGGCCAGTTCACTCTGCCGCTCAGCCTCCTGCGTGGCCGCCGCGCCTACCGCGCCGCTCAACAGCCCCATCTCCACCGTCAGCCCCGGCCCGAAGGCCATCGCACACACCCGCTCCCCTTCCGGCGTCCCGAGCAGGTCCCGCAGGATAAACAGGATCGTGGCGCTGCTCATGTTGCCGTACTGGCGCAGCACCTCACGCGACGGCGCCATCTGCGCGTCACTGAGCTTCAGGCTACCCTGCACCTTGTCCAGAATGCTGCGCCCACCGGGATGGATGGCCCAGTGCTCGACTCCGGCGTGGCGGGCGTCGGCCAGCGCGGGTTCGTGGTCCAGCAGCGGCGACAGCGCGCCCTCGATGTGCGACTCGATGATGGACGGCACGTAACTGCTCAGAACCATCTCGTAGCCCTGATCGCCAATGGTCCACGCCATTTCCGCCTCACCCACGCCGGGAGGGGTCAGGGTGGTCTCGAAGTGGTCCATCCTTAAGGCGTGCCGGCCCTGTGCTGGTGGCCGGGCGCTGACCAGCGCGGCGGCGCATCCGTCGGCGAACACCGAGGCGGCGATGATGGTGTCCGGGTCCGGCGCAGCTCGCATATGCAGGGTGCACAGCTCGGCACTCACCACCAGCACGGCGGCCTCGGGATCGGCCTGACAGAACGCCTTGGCCATCTTCAGCGCGGGAAAGGCTGCGTAGCAGCCCATGAAGCCCACGTGGTAACGGCCAACGTCACCGCCCAGTCCCAGCGCCCGCACGATGGCATAATCTGGCCCCGGCGCGAAGAAACCCGTGCAGGACACCGTGATGACATGGGTGATATCGGCGGCCTCGAAGGGGCCGTCCTCCAGCGCCTTGCGGGCGGCCTCCACGTACAGTCTGGTGGCCTCCTCGGCATAGACGATGTTGCGCTGCCCCGTGCTGGGCGTCAACATCCGTTCGTTGGCTGGATCGTAAAATAGCCCCGCCTCACCATCCTTGTCCGCAAATTCCCTGACCACGCTGTAGCGCTGATCGATTCCAGAGCCATTGAAGGCGGCGCCAGCCAGCCGTTTGGCCAAGCGGTCCAGCTCAGGCTGCGCCTTGATCACTTCCCGGATCACCGACTGCGGATAGGCGGTCTCAGGCAGCGCCAGAGCAATGTCGTGAATGTAGACGGGCATGGTTCAATCTAGGCTGTCAAGCTGACCCAGAGTGCGTGAATTGCACAAGGATTGAGCAATGGTGAGGGCGAATTCGGGACATCCCTCCCTCCTTGACTCCGGGGTTGCAGTGGCGGCTTTGCGTGTGTCCGCAATGGTGGCCAAGCCCGCTGCGCAGGCGTGGAATACTGGAGGCGACCACACCAATCCGAGCCTGAAGGCCCACAGCTACGACCGGCAGGAGCGCGTGGCGATCTTTCATGCCGACGGCCCGGGCTTGTGCAGGCCACCGTCGGCGCTACTGGTGCCGGTCTGCTGTCCTTCGCCGCCGTGATGAGGCCGTGTGGCTGGGCACCAGCAGCGGCGCAACTGATGGTCAGTCTGCCCACGGCGGACGTGGGCGTGCACTGGACGCTGACCAGCCGGTGGGCAGCCTGCGTCTGGGGTCCGCCGCTGTGCTCCCACACTGACCGACGCGCCGGGCCCCTTCCACGCGGCGGTGGACGAGGCCCGGCGGGCACTGGCGGCCCGGCACCAGGACTGAACCTTCGGGGTTCAAGGGGAAGTCCTCCCGGCCGGTTCCGCGCAGGGAGAGGAAGGCTGAGGTCGCCCCGTCTCCAGACGCGGGGGTGACCCAGCCCCTGCACGCCCGAGCGAGACACGCCTCCCGGAAGCAGCGGCCCCGGCCAGCGCTACAGTTGGCCTCATGATGTTCTCCAGCCTGCCCCCGCTGTGTCCGGGTGCCCCCCGCCTTGGCTAGAGGCTTGCAGTTCCGGGCGCTGGCCGGGCTGCCGCGCAATGCCCGCAACGCCATCCTGATGGAGCCGCTGTGGGGCGTGTTCGGCGTGGTGGTGCTGTATTACGCGCCGCTGTACATGAGCAGCGTGGGCCTGTCCAACACGCAGATTGGGCTGCTCGGTTCCATGTCGCTGGCCCTGTCCTTTCTCTTTCAGGCAATGGCGGCCCCCATCACCAACCGGGTAGGACGCAAACGCACCACCCTGATCGGCGACCTCGTGTCGTGGACCTTGCCGATGTTCGTGTGGGCCTTCGCGCATTCCTTTACCGCCTTTGCGCTGGCGGCTGTTCTGGCCGCGAGTGGACGGATCGTGTCGGTGTCCTGGAGTCTGCTGCTGATCGAGGACGTCGAGGAATGGCAACGCGCGCGGGTGTTTGGCATCATCAACCTGATCGTGACGGTGTGCGGCCTGCTGACGCCGCTGGTGGGGCTGGTGATCGCGCAGCACGGCATCACCGCCACCATGCGGGGCTTTTACCTGCTGGGCGGCGTGGGCATGACTGTCATGTTCCTGTGGCGGAACGCAATCACCGAGGAAACCCGCAGCGGCGTGGCCGCCATGGCCCAGCACCGTGAGCTGGGCCTGGGCCAGAGCGTCCGCCACGCGCTGGGCATGGTGGCAGGCATGCGCGGCCACCCGGGTCTGATGGGCGTCACCGCCTTCTATCTGCTGACGGTCTTTCTCGAGCAACTCAGCCTGTTTCAGATCCTGTTTCTTGGGCAGACGCTGGGGTTCAGCGCCCAGACACTTTCATTTGTGCCGTTCGTGGCCGCCTCCGTGACCCTGCTGCTGTACGGGGTGGCCCTGCCCCGGCTGTCACGGCTGCCGCTGGGCCGCACGCTGGTGGTGGTCCGTGCGCTGGGACTGATCGGCGCTGTGGCGCTGCTGCTGGTCCCGGCAGGACACACGGCGGCCATGCTGGCGGTGGTGGGCCTGCTGGGTGGCGTCACCTTCTTGACCCTGACCTACCGCGACGCCGCCCTGTTCGCCCGCCTGCCGCAGGACGGGACCGCCGATCTGTACTCGGCGGTCCAGACCCTGACCCTGCTGTGTGCGATTCCAGCTGCGGGACTCGCCGGGGCGATCTTCACCGCCTCCCCGCGCGGCCTGTTCATGCTGATCGCTGCGCTGTGTGCCGCACTTTTCCTGCTGGCCGTGTGGCTGGCCGAGCGGGAGCGGCGCACGCAGGCGCAGGCTGGCTGAGCGCTGCTAGCCGCCCAGGTAACTGGCCGTCAGTTCTGGGTTCTGTGCCAGCTCACGCGCCGGGCCGCTCAGCTTGACCTCGCCCGTTTCCAACACGTAGCCGCTATCGCTGATCGCCAGGCTGGCCCGCGCGTTCTGCTCCACGAGCAGCACGGTCACGCCCTCAGCCTGAAGCTGCTTGACGATCCGCAGAATGTCGCGCACGATCAACGGCGCGAGCCCCAGCGAGGGTTCGTCCAGCAGCAGCAGTCGGGGCTTGCCCATCAACGCGCGGCCAATCGCCAGCATCTGCTGCTCACCGCCGGACAACGTGCCGGCCAGTTGCCTGCGGCGCTCCAGCAGACGCGGAAAGCGCTCGTAGACATGGTCGAGATCGCCGCGCCACTTCTGCTGACGTCGGCTGTACGCGCCCAGCGTCAGGTTGTCGGCCACCGACATGGAGGCGAACAGGTCCCGCCGCTCCGGCACCAGGCTGATGCCGCGGGCCACACGGGTTTCCAGCGGCACGCCGCGCAGCGACTGTCCCTCGTAGAGCAGCTCGCCGGTGCTGGGCAGGATGCCCATCACCGAATTCATCAGCGTGGTCTTGCCCGCTCCGTTGGCCCCGATCACGCTCACAATCTGTCCGGCCGGCACGTCCAGCGATACGCCGCTTAGCGCCTCCACCCGGCCGTAGCGGGTGTGCAGGTCACGCACTTCGAGCAGCAGGGGAGAGGAGGGGCTGGTTGCCTGCGTCACGCCGCGCCCTCCTCTTCCATGTCCACGCCCAGATACGCCTCACGCACGTCGGCATTGTCGCGCACCTGCTGTGGTGAGCCCTCGGCCAGTTTCTCGCCGTAGTTCATGACCACCAGCCGGTCCACCAGGCCCATCACCAGGTCCATGTCGTGTTCGACGATCAGAATCGTGACCCCCTCGTCGCGCAGGCGGCGCAGCAGCGCCACCAGTTCGGTCTTCTCGCCGAACCGCAGCCCGGCGGCGGGTTCATCCAGCAGCAGCAGCGTGGGATCGGCCACCAGCGCGCGGGCGATTTCCAGCACCCGCTGCTGTCCCAGCGCCAGGTTGCCCGCCAGCGTGAACGCCTGCGCGCCCAGCCCGACGCGCTCAAGTTGCCGCAGGGCCTCGTGCTGCAACGCCGCCTCCTCGCCGCGTTCCAGGTGCAGCAGGCTGCGGACCATGCCTGCACGGGCGCGCGCGTAGCCGCCCATCATGGTGTTTTCCAGCAGAGTCAGCTCGGGCAGCAGGTGCACGTGCTGGAAGGTGCGGCTCAGGCCCAGACGGTGAATCTGGCCAGCGCTGCGGCGGCTGATGTCCTGTCCCATGAAGCTGATCTGCCCCGAGGTGGCCGGGTTGACCCCTGTGATCAGGTTGAACATGGTGCTCTTGCCCGCGCCGTTGGGGCCGATCAGTCCCAGGATTTCTCCGGCGTTCAGGTCAAAGGACACCTCATTCACGGCCCGCAATCCGCCGAACTGTTTGACCGCGTGCTGAACGCTCAGCAGCGGCGTGCCGGGCGCGGGTTTGGGGCGTGAGACAAGTTTTCCGCGTTCCGGCAGGATGCGGATGCCCTCCTGCGGCAGGGCCAGCTCGATCAGCGGCCACAGTCCACGGCGCGCGAACTGCAGCACCAGAATGACCAGCGCCCCGAACACGATGACCTCGAAATTGCCCTGCTGGCCCAGCAGGCCAGGCAACACGTCGCGCAGAATCTCGCGGATCTGGGTGATCAGGCCTGCGCCCAGCACGCCGCCCCAGATGTGCTGTGAGCCGCCCACCACCGCCATAAACAGATACTCGATTCCCGCCTGCAGGCCAAACGGCGTGGGATTCACGAAGCGCTGGCTGTGGGCGTAAAGCCACCCCGCCAGCGCCGCCATCAGCGCCGAGAGGACAAAGACCTGCACGCGCAGCCCGAAGGCCGACACGCCAAAGGCCTCGGCCACCAGCGACCCGCCGCGTAGCGCCCGCATGGCCCGGCCGGTGCGGCTGGACAGCAGAAACTGCGCGCCCAGCGCCACCAGCCCCACACAGATCAACGCAAGGTACGCGAAGGAACGCGGCGAGGTCAGCGGCAGTCCGAACACGGAAATGGGTGGAATGTCAGTCAGGCCGGTGAACCCGCCCAGCGCCGGGGTGTTGCCGAACACGTAAAACAGGCTGATGCCCCAGGCAATCGTGGCCAGCGGCAGATAATGGCCCTGCATGCGCAGCGTCATCAGCCCGAGAAGCCACGCAATCACGCCGGTGACCAGCAGCGACACCGGCAACGACAGCCACGGGTTCCAGCCCATCTGCGCGGTAAGGATGGCGGTGGTGTACGCCCCCACCCCCATGAAGGCCGCCTGTCCGAAACTGGTCAGGCCCAGGATGCCGGTCAGCAGCACCAGTCCAGTCACGACGATGGAAAAAATCAGGATGTTGGTCAGCAGCGTGACCTGAAACAGCGGCAGCAGCAGCGGCAGCGACAGCGCGATCAGGGCGGCGGTGACACTCAGCCCCAGACGGGCGGAGAACTTCGGGGCAGGTCTGGCCGTGGTCATTCCTCGTCCTCCGGGATGTGACGGGTGGTCATGGAGCGCCACAGCAGCACCGGCAGGATCAGCGTGAACACAATCACTTCTTTCCAGGCCGACAGGCTGAAGCTGGCGAAACTCTCGATCAGGCCCACCAGAATCGCGCCTGCCGCCGCCAGCGGATAGCTGACCAGTCCGCCGATGATGGCGCCGACAAACCCCTTGAGGCCGATCAGAAAGCCGCTGTCGTAGGTCACGGCCACGCTGGGGCCAATCAGAACTCCACCCAGCGCGCCAATCAGGGCCGCCAGCGTAAAGGTCAGCGTCCCCGCCGACGACGGACTGATGCCCACCAGCCGCGCGCCCAGCCGGTTGACGGCAGTGGCCCTGAGCGCCTTGCCCGGCATGGTGCGCTCGAAAAAGAGATACAGCCCGAACATCAGTAGGGCCGAGACCGCGATGACCAGCAGGCTCTGCCAGCTGAGCGTGATCTGGCCCAGCGAGAGGTTACCCTCAAAGAAGGGGGGGGTCCGTGAGCCTTCAGGCCCGAAAAACACCAGCGCCAGCCCGGTCAGCAGCAGGTGCAGCGCCACCGAGGCGATCAGCAGTACCAGTACCGTGGCGTTTTGCAGCGGCTGGTAGACCACCCGGTACAGCAGCGGGCCCAGCGGCGCCACCAGTCCGAGGGTCAGCACCACTTGCACCCACAGCGGGGCCTGTAGGGGCGCCAGCCAGCCCGTGATGGCCCAGAGGCCTGTGCCCAGCAGAGCTGCGGCGCCCAGCGTGACCAGTCCGCGCCGCAGTTGTCCAGCGCGCGCCAGCGAAAAGGCCTCCATGGCCGCGGCGATGACCAGCAGAACCAGGACCAGCCACAGTGTTCCCGGCGTGCGGCCCAGTTGCAGCGAGGCCAGCGTCAATGTACCGAACACCACGAACTCACCCTGGGGGATGAAGATTACGCGTGTGACGGCAAAGACCAGCACGAGGGCCAACGCCAGCAGCGCATACACCGCTCCGTTGGTCAGCCCATCCGCCGCCAGAATTGGGAAAATGGTCGGGTCAAAAATCTGCACATGCCTCCAGATCAGCCTGCGCCAGCCTGTCAAATACTCGTCTGGTTGTCATTGTCTGCCACCATAACGGAGTTTCCGGCGCCTGAACAAGACATGGGGAGAAACAGGAATGGGGGAAAGGTCCCTTCAGGGACTGGGGGCGGGTCAACCGTCGAACTGTAGTGCAGACATCACGGGTCGGCCAAGGGGAACAACACGCTCAAAACAAGGAAGAAAGCTGTCTGGAACGATGTGAAGCAATTATGCAGTGCACTGCATAATTTTTGACTGATCAGGTCGGCGCCAGGAACGCTCTGAAGGTGCCAGCGGATGGCTGTCGGGACAGGGAGTCGGGGCGCTGCTGAGAAGCGGCTTCACGGCCTTCTGGTGAGCATGGAGAGGGGTCTACGGTTCAGACTGGAGCCGTATGGTCTATGAATTCTAATCTTTTCAAGGTTTTGACCGTTGCTGGCGTTCAGATATTTCAGGCGCGATGGGTGGCCGCTGATGATGTTTTTTTTGATCTTTAAAAGATCTTTTAAAAGATATGATGATCATCATCAGGGGCGGCGGGCGGATGCCCTGAAACACGACGTTTTTCTGGATTATCGCCTGAGTAGTCCGGTACTTGTAAGACGCAATCGCCTGAGTAGTCCGGTACTTTTGGTCCCAATCGCCTGAGTAGTCCGGTACTTGTAAGACGCAATCGCCTGAGTAGTTCGGTAGTTCACATCGCCAATCGCCTGAGTAGTCCGGTATCTGTCAGGGCCAATCGCCCGAGTAGTCCGGTACCTTTCAGAGTCCAACCGCCTGAGTAGTCCGGTACTTGTAAGACACAATCGCCTGAGTAGTCCGGTAACGAGAGGTCCAATCGCCTGAGTTGTCCGGTAGTGGCCTGCCTGTGGTGTGTCGGCTGCAGATTTTCCCTCTAGGACGAAATTTTCTCCGGATACGGGCCACCCAATCGCCTGAGTTGTCCGGTAGTCTATTTTCCCAATCGCCTGAGTTGTCCGGTAGTGGTTTCCTGGCTCCTCAGACAGCTATTATGCATAAACCCCAACGGGAGGACATGGCGTTGACCCGTACCAAACGTTCCCAGAAAACCAGACCAGCTACCCCCAAAGAAATCTCGCGCATCGACGAAGCCAACGTGGGCCGGCTGGGTCTGATCAGCATCCAGGAACGTGTACCGGACAGCTTCACGTCCTGGACGGTCGACTTCCATGTCGAGGGACGGCCGGCGCGGCTGAGTTGCGACGCGATCCCCAAATACGGGGGGGTGCCGCATGGCCTGGACGGTGACATCTCGACGGCGCTGATTGATCTGTACGTTGAAGACGGCTGTCCGGAGGACGGTACGCTGCACACCACGGCGTACCAGATCCTGAAGCGCGCCGGCCTGCATGACTCTGGACGCTATTACCAGAACCTGCGTCAGACGTTGTTTCGCTTGCGGACCTCCACCTACACTGCCTCAGAAGCGTGGCGCGATCACCGGCGGGGCAACTGGACCACTGTGACCTTCAATTACCTGGAAGCCCTGGAATTCACCAGTGGGGACGAGGATCTGGGCCTGAACCGCAGCAGCACCCTCAAGATCCGGCTGGCGACGCCGATCACCAAATCAATTCGTGCCCAGTACACCAAGCCGCTGGACCTGGAGTTCCTGACCAGCCTCGACCGACCGCTGACCCGTGCGCTGTACCGCCTGCTGGACGCCCGGCGTTATCCCCCAGAAGATCCGCGCGAGCCGCTGGCCTCATTTACAGTCAACCTGATCGACTGGGCCGAGGCGTGCAAGATCGTGGACCGCCGCAGTAACAAGATTCGATCGACGCTGCAGGGCGCCCACGAGGAATTAATAGAGCGGCTGTACCTGAGTGCCGTGGAATACGAGGGCCGGGGGCAAAAGCAGCAGCTGACCTACCGCTTTGCCGATCTGGCGGACCGCGAGGAGTCCACGTTGCCGGACAGCCCCTTGATTGTGGCGCTGGCCGAGTACCGGGTGTCCGGCGCGGTGGCCCGCAGGCTCATCGAGGAATACGGAGAGCCGCATGTGCAGGCGCGTCTGGCCAAGTTCGTCCGCCTGCTGGACAGTGGGTTCAAGGCCCGCAACCGCTCGGCGCTGCTGGTGGACATCGTCCGCGATCAGGACGGCAAGTACCCCGAGACGGAAGCGCCGCAGGAGAAGGTCGTCCAGAAAAAGAGTCGGCCGCCGTCTTCCAACATGCCCACGCTGGTCGAGGCCACCGACGAACCACAGCCGCTTGAAGCGCAGGTGGACTCGGCCCTCAAGACCCTGCAGTTCCTGTTGCGCGAGCGTCTGAGCGTCAGCGAGTACGCCATGCTGCGGATGGGCCTGATCATCGGCCAGCCGGACGCGCAGGAGGTGACCCGGCTGGCCTCCAGGGCCAAGGTGGAGGGCAAGCTGGACACCT
Above is a genomic segment from Deinococcus aerolatus containing:
- a CDS encoding MFS transporter; its protein translation is MPPALARGLQFRALAGLPRNARNAILMEPLWGVFGVVVLYYAPLYMSSVGLSNTQIGLLGSMSLALSFLFQAMAAPITNRVGRKRTTLIGDLVSWTLPMFVWAFAHSFTAFALAAVLAASGRIVSVSWSLLLIEDVEEWQRARVFGIINLIVTVCGLLTPLVGLVIAQHGITATMRGFYLLGGVGMTVMFLWRNAITEETRSGVAAMAQHRELGLGQSVRHALGMVAGMRGHPGLMGVTAFYLLTVFLEQLSLFQILFLGQTLGFSAQTLSFVPFVAASVTLLLYGVALPRLSRLPLGRTLVVVRALGLIGAVALLLVPAGHTAAMLAVVGLLGGVTFLTLTYRDAALFARLPQDGTADLYSAVQTLTLLCAIPAAGLAGAIFTASPRGLFMLIAALCAALFLLAVWLAERERRTQAQAG
- a CDS encoding branched-chain amino acid ABC transporter permease, whose translation is MQIFDPTIFPILAADGLTNGAVYALLALALVLVFAVTRVIFIPQGEFVVFGTLTLASLQLGRTPGTLWLVLVLLVIAAAMEAFSLARAGQLRRGLVTLGAAALLGTGLWAITGWLAPLQAPLWVQVVLTLGLVAPLGPLLYRVVYQPLQNATVLVLLIASVALHLLLTGLALVFFGPEGSRTPPFFEGNLSLGQITLSWQSLLVIAVSALLMFGLYLFFERTMPGKALRATAVNRLGARLVGISPSSAGTLTFTLAALIGALGGVLIGPSVAVTYDSGFLIGLKGFVGAIIGGLVSYPLAAAGAILVGLIESFASFSLSAWKEVIVFTLILPVLLWRSMTTRHIPEDEE
- a CDS encoding replication initiator protein A; this encodes MALTRTKRSQKTRPATPKEISRIDEANVGRLGLISIQERVPDSFTSWTVDFHVEGRPARLSCDAIPKYGGVPHGLDGDISTALIDLYVEDGCPEDGTLHTTAYQILKRAGLHDSGRYYQNLRQTLFRLRTSTYTASEAWRDHRRGNWTTVTFNYLEALEFTSGDEDLGLNRSSTLKIRLATPITKSIRAQYTKPLDLEFLTSLDRPLTRALYRLLDARRYPPEDPREPLASFTVNLIDWAEACKIVDRRSNKIRSTLQGAHEELIERLYLSAVEYEGRGQKQQLTYRFADLADREESTLPDSPLIVALAEYRVSGAVARRLIEEYGEPHVQARLAKFVRLLDSGFKARNRSALLVDIVRDQDGKYPETEAPQEKVVQKKSRPPSSNMPTLVEATDEPQPLEAQVDSALKTLQFLLRERLSVSEYAMLRMGLIIGQPDAQEVTRLASRAKVEGKLDTFTAELLEHLGHLQVTDSAAT
- a CDS encoding branched-chain amino acid ABC transporter ATP-binding protein/permease, with protein sequence MTTARPAPKFSARLGLSVTAALIALSLPLLLPLFQVTLLTNILIFSIVVTGLVLLTGILGLTSFGQAAFMGVGAYTTAILTAQMGWNPWLSLPVSLLVTGVIAWLLGLMTLRMQGHYLPLATIAWGISLFYVFGNTPALGGFTGLTDIPPISVFGLPLTSPRSFAYLALICVGLVALGAQFLLSSRTGRAMRALRGGSLVAEAFGVSAFGLRVQVFVLSALMAALAGWLYAHSQRFVNPTPFGLQAGIEYLFMAVVGGSQHIWGGVLGAGLITQIREILRDVLPGLLGQQGNFEVIVFGALVILVLQFARRGLWPLIELALPQEGIRILPERGKLVSRPKPAPGTPLLSVQHAVKQFGGLRAVNEVSFDLNAGEILGLIGPNGAGKSTMFNLITGVNPATSGQISFMGQDISRRSAGQIHRLGLSRTFQHVHLLPELTLLENTMMGGYARARAGMVRSLLHLERGEEAALQHEALRQLERVGLGAQAFTLAGNLALGQQRVLEIARALVADPTLLLLDEPAAGLRFGEKTELVALLRRLRDEGVTILIVEHDMDLVMGLVDRLVVMNYGEKLAEGSPQQVRDNADVREAYLGVDMEEEGAA
- a CDS encoding ABC transporter ATP-binding protein; this translates as MTQATSPSSPLLLEVRDLHTRYGRVEALSGVSLDVPAGQIVSVIGANGAGKTTLMNSVMGILPSTGELLYEGQSLRGVPLETRVARGISLVPERRDLFASMSVADNLTLGAYSRRQQKWRGDLDHVYERFPRLLERRRQLAGTLSGGEQQMLAIGRALMGKPRLLLLDEPSLGLAPLIVRDILRIVKQLQAEGVTVLLVEQNARASLAISDSGYVLETGEVKLSGPARELAQNPELTASYLGG